ATTAGTGTTAAATTAAATAATGCTAATTTGACTGGAGCAGACTTGACCAAGGCATCTTTTTCCGATACAGACTTCGGTGGAGCAAACCTAACTGGGGCAAATCTAAGTGGATACCACTATGTAGGTGATTTTATCAATTTTCAAGGCGCAAACTTGACTGATGCTAACTTGGATAGTGAGGATCTGAAAGGATGTGATTCAAGTATATATACATCTGACAGATATGACGGATATGGCAGCTTCGACAAATACAGATGCGAAACCCGTTACCGAGGGGAGAAAAAAGGAGTTAGTTTCTATCAAGCAATTTACAATGAAAATACTCAATTTCCCTCTTCAGTAAATCCAGAACTTGCTGTTGCCAAAGAACCAAAAAATCCAAAGCGTGATAGCCGTTACAAGCGCTAAGTAATTGGACAAAAATATTTACAGTCATTGCGAGCGAAGGGAAGCAATCACAACCCTTGCGATTGCTTCATTTCACTTCGTTCCATATGGCTAACGCCACGCTGCGCTAACGCAATGACATTGTGTAATTAATTCTGTCTCACTACTTATGATCCAGAATGCTATGCCAATTAGAATTTGCATATTAACAGGAAAACCCGAATATTTGGTATAATTTTCCAGAGTTTGAAGATTACAATTAAAAAATCCCTAACTTTTCCAGTAAGTTAGGGATTTTATTGTTTGTAAGGCTAATTTGGGAGGGTTCTGGAAAATGCAGATTTAATTTCTACCAGATGTCTAATTTGCAAAATATTATGACAACAGCTTACCCCTTCGGTGGATTTGGTGGACACCAAAACAGGTTTTTACTGGACACTCCCAACGATTCTAAAATCCCTTTCATCACATCTGTACAATACATCCAATGTCCTAAATCGTCATACATTCGATCAGGATTAAACTCGAAATTGTAATGCAATACATTAGACAAATTTGAAAACTCATCAGCAGATTGGGGAGAAATAATCAACAGTTGAAAAGGTTTACCCTGAGATTGTTTTTCCAACTTATTCAACAGATCAATTACTCCACCTCGGTCAGCGATTCCTGTGCGAATAAACAGCACCTCGTCACAATGATCGAGGGCATACCAAAACCTTTCCGAACGTGCCGTATACCGCACTCGCATCCGTTCATGGATGGGAGACATATCGTTAACAGGGTCTTCCGTATCCTCAACTTCATGGGCAAAGGATAGACCGCCCCATTTGCTATGATAAATTCTGTGTTCCTCGGAATTGTAATGCAGCAAATGAGGATTCCACATATCATAAAAACGGTTTTCGATGATATCTGCAATATCTGCTATCTTGGTCGTGCGGGTCAAATCAAAGGGAAAAGCTGGACCATCGTACTCCATCTTATACAACATCATGCGGACGGCACAGCGATCGCCCAACGGCAAAATAGCCACACGGCTAATATCCGATAATTTGCATTTGTATTCCAAAAATACTGCTGATTTCGGTGGCGCTTTCACCCGACTTTCTAACCCATGCTTACCAATCATCATGGTGCGAAAAGGTGCATCGGGTTGAAGGGGATCTTCATATACACCCGATGGTATAGCTTTTAATGCTTTGCGGATCTCCGTCCACATCGGCTGGATATTGTACTCATTATCTGATTCGTTGATAATCCAGATGTGATGTTCATCTTTTTGTAAAATCCCCAGATGCCCATCATAGAATAAAACCTGGGAGTTATTCGGTGCAAAAAGATTGAAAGCCGCACTATATTCCAAGTCAGCGCCAGGGGGAATATTTAGGGTTGTGGAGATAGTTCCATTCTCTTGCACAGCAAAGAAGGGGAGTATTCCTGGTTCGGTATTTTTGGCAATGTAAATACCGGGGATTAATCCTGCCTTATTTTGTAGAACAGTTTGTAATTCTTGCCAATAAGCAGCAATGGTATAACTATATTTTGATGGATTTTTAATCCGCAAACTCTTGTCTTCGATAGATGCACAGATATAGAAACCTGCGTTATCAAGATAGATGGGAACTTCGTTCGGTTGCCAGAAGCGTTGTTTTTCTTTTGCTAATTCGTCTTTTTCAATTTGGAAGAAGCGCAGGTCTATGGCCTCATACATCAGGTTGTGACCGATGGTGTTAGGGTGAGATGGGTCAAAGGATATTCCCTCTTGCCAGCGTCCCTGACCATTATCTAATGGTGCTAACCAATCCAAAACCGGCACACCCCAATTCAACATTCGGTTGTGTGTATCTTTCAACAACCAATGATGTTCAGGGGAAAAATCGCCATTGGGATAGACCCCTCCTAAAATTGGACGTGCGCCCAGTTTCCGGGTCATTTTTACCAACTGCTGCAAGCCACTTTCAAAACGTCGCTGTACTGCGCGGCGTTCGTGAGGAGGGCAATAAGCTAACCCTTCGTTACCCAAAGATAAGGCAATAATTACTATATCCGGTTGTTCTGGGGTGACAACTGAGGCGAATCGAGCGATCGTTCTGCTGACATTTGCGCCCGATTCTGATAAATTAATTACTTGATGTCCATATTTTTGCTGCAAATCCTCTGCCAACAACCAAGCCCAACCTCTCAATAACCAAGCTTTATAGCCCAAGGACACAGAACTGCCAATCACGACAATTTTCAGACCGTCTGACTCTTTTGCAATGGGTTTATTGTCAGTAACATCCCGAAAATATCCAAAGGGATAGGGCTGTAAATAACCATAAGCACCATCATCCACAACAATAGTCCGGGATTGTTCTTCACTGTTAATTGGTAGCCAACGGTTTGCACCTATAGCTTCCCATTGTCCCCGTCCTTTGGCATCAATGCGTACATACTTGTATTCAACTCTTTGGCAATTATCAGACGATTGGATGTCAATTTCTTGATCTGTCCACCATAAAGGATAGCAATCGCCACTTGTCCGAAGATGAACACATTTGGTAATATCCCACAATCCCAATTCGGGAGTAGAACCGACGATACCAATGGATTCACCAGTTTGTGTGGAAGCACTAACCTGGAATTGATACATATGTTTCTGCTGGTTTAGGTGTACAATGCTATGCGTAAAGGCGGAATCCTGGCAAATACCTTGACAGACTATCACATAGAATACCTAGTGAGGATAAAAAATATGTGCATTTGTACCAAATTTTTTTACAGCGATTTTCGGGTAAATGAACCACATTTTTTTGTCTCACGCAGAGGCGCAAAGACGCAAAGAGGAATCAAGAGTGTGGTCTAAATACATGAAAACTACGATAATCTAAAATCTAAAATTGCCAACAGATGACCAAGGTTTTCCAAGCCTGTGGCAAAATTTAGTAAAGTTGTAATAAAATTAATATTCCCAGCATGACCGTAACTATTCCTAATCTCCCCAGTCTTTACGAAGCCTTCTCCACAGAAGCCAAATGGCAAAAATTCTGGGAAGACAACCAAGTTTACAAAGCTGACCCCAACCACAAAGGCGAACCCTACTGCATCGTTATCCCTCCACCTAACGTAACTGGCAGTTTGCACATGGGTCACGCCTTTGAAGGGGCTATCATTGACACCCTGGTACGTTACCACCGCATGAAGGGACGGAACACCCTATGGCTACCGGGAACTGACCATGCCAGCATTGCTGTACAAACGATTTTAGAAAAGCAACTCAAAGCCGAGGGCAAAACTCGCCATGATTTAGGGCGAGAAAAGTTCCTAGAACGGGCTTGGCAATGGAAGGCGGAATCTGGTGGGACAATTATTAATCAGTTAAAACGGTTAGGCGTGTCCGTAGACTGGACGCGGGAACGCTTTACTTTAGATGAAGGTTTATCAAAAGCTGTTTTAGAAGCATTTATTCGCCTTCATGAAGAGGGATTAATTCATCGTAGTAACTA
The DNA window shown above is from Anabaena sp. WA102 and carries:
- a CDS encoding pentapeptide repeat-containing protein, with amino-acid sequence MYNTLIDRVEYYLVINNDEARKNMRRFIASLIATCLIAILSLTSFSSNAWAYNQTQLDLLKSGVEQWNNWNLHGGRGSQDIDLTGADLSGLNLTDAFLRFSDLSGANLAGTNLHDADLISVKLNNANLTGADLTKASFSDTDFGGANLTGANLSGYHYVGDFINFQGANLTDANLDSEDLKGCDSSIYTSDRYDGYGSFDKYRCETRYRGEKKGVSFYQAIYNENTQFPSSVNPELAVAKEPKNPKRDSRYKR
- a CDS encoding DUF1796 family putative cysteine peptidase: MYQFQVSASTQTGESIGIVGSTPELGLWDITKCVHLRTSGDCYPLWWTDQEIDIQSSDNCQRVEYKYVRIDAKGRGQWEAIGANRWLPINSEEQSRTIVVDDGAYGYLQPYPFGYFRDVTDNKPIAKESDGLKIVVIGSSVSLGYKAWLLRGWAWLLAEDLQQKYGHQVINLSESGANVSRTIARFASVVTPEQPDIVIIALSLGNEGLAYCPPHERRAVQRRFESGLQQLVKMTRKLGARPILGGVYPNGDFSPEHHWLLKDTHNRMLNWGVPVLDWLAPLDNGQGRWQEGISFDPSHPNTIGHNLMYEAIDLRFFQIEKDELAKEKQRFWQPNEVPIYLDNAGFYICASIEDKSLRIKNPSKYSYTIAAYWQELQTVLQNKAGLIPGIYIAKNTEPGILPFFAVQENGTISTTLNIPPGADLEYSAAFNLFAPNNSQVLFYDGHLGILQKDEHHIWIINESDNEYNIQPMWTEIRKALKAIPSGVYEDPLQPDAPFRTMMIGKHGLESRVKAPPKSAVFLEYKCKLSDISRVAILPLGDRCAVRMMLYKMEYDGPAFPFDLTRTTKIADIADIIENRFYDMWNPHLLHYNSEEHRIYHSKWGGLSFAHEVEDTEDPVNDMSPIHERMRVRYTARSERFWYALDHCDEVLFIRTGIADRGGVIDLLNKLEKQSQGKPFQLLIISPQSADEFSNLSNVLHYNFEFNPDRMYDDLGHWMYCTDVMKGILESLGVSSKNLFWCPPNPPKG